Proteins encoded within one genomic window of Rossellomorea vietnamensis:
- the spoIID gene encoding stage II sporulation protein D, which yields MKQLKPVVIIFSIFISIIFLVPTLLVLPFSSDKDTANLDEKLKNQPSVEELADSVEVAVYRSSQDLIEKLPLEQYVVGVVAGEMPADFEKEALKAQALAARTYMVNQLMSDDPSVPKGADVTDTVSHQVYKNQKELATLWGSDYDWKIKKISEAVLETKGKVLTYDDKPITAAFFSTSNGYTENSEAYWTDDIPYLRSVESPWDKASPKFEDQKIIPINEFKQKLGVTLPKDGSVGTITSRTEGKRVAKVEINGKEFTGREIRDKLGLRSSDFTWYLKDDHIVIATKGFGHGVGMSQYGANGMAKEGKNYKDIVTHYYKDVKITESSKLLQKVTAQR from the coding sequence ATGAAGCAGTTGAAACCCGTAGTGATCATCTTCTCAATCTTTATCAGCATCATCTTTCTTGTACCCACTCTGCTGGTACTCCCATTTTCATCAGACAAGGACACGGCAAACCTGGACGAAAAGCTGAAAAATCAACCATCCGTTGAAGAATTGGCAGACTCGGTCGAGGTGGCGGTGTATCGATCCAGCCAGGATCTCATCGAGAAGCTTCCCCTTGAGCAGTATGTCGTAGGGGTGGTGGCAGGTGAAATGCCGGCAGATTTTGAAAAGGAAGCGTTGAAGGCACAGGCCCTTGCGGCAAGGACCTATATGGTGAATCAGCTTATGTCAGATGATCCTTCTGTGCCGAAGGGAGCCGATGTGACGGATACGGTATCCCATCAGGTGTACAAAAACCAAAAGGAACTGGCCACCCTATGGGGCTCCGACTATGACTGGAAAATCAAGAAGATTTCAGAAGCCGTCCTTGAAACGAAGGGGAAAGTGCTCACATATGATGATAAGCCGATTACGGCCGCCTTCTTCTCAACAAGCAACGGCTATACGGAAAACTCAGAAGCATATTGGACAGATGATATTCCGTATTTACGGAGTGTGGAAAGTCCTTGGGACAAAGCATCACCTAAATTTGAAGATCAAAAGATCATCCCGATCAATGAATTCAAGCAGAAGCTAGGTGTCACCCTGCCTAAGGATGGGTCGGTGGGAACGATCACATCAAGGACCGAAGGCAAAAGGGTGGCAAAAGTAGAAATCAACGGGAAGGAATTCACCGGGCGGGAGATCAGGGATAAATTGGGCCTCAGGTCGTCGGACTTCACCTGGTACTTGAAGGACGACCACATCGTCATTGCCACGAAAGGATTCGGCCATGGAGTCGGGATGAGTCAGTATGGGGCAAACGGGATGGCGAAGGAAGGCAAGAATTATAAAGATATTGTGACCCATTACTATAAAGACGTCAAAATAACAGAATCCAGCAAACTCCTGCAGAAGGTGACGGCACAAAGATAA
- a CDS encoding VanZ family protein, which yields MKKLLKYLLTAAPFLYMILIWVMSSNPDDAVLRFPDDGMDRFIKESLHLVEFGILYALFVVALLAHGKLRFTLNFTVALIAIFYGFTDEIHQSFVPYRSSTMIDAAKDLIGVTVLFWIVNRTYFRNPDHRLTKAMKRFEAYVKKD from the coding sequence ATGAAGAAGCTACTTAAATATCTGCTGACGGCTGCGCCTTTCCTATATATGATCCTGATCTGGGTCATGTCGAGCAATCCCGATGATGCTGTGCTGCGGTTCCCTGATGATGGGATGGACCGGTTCATCAAGGAATCCCTCCACTTGGTCGAGTTTGGGATTTTATATGCATTGTTTGTCGTCGCCCTGCTCGCACACGGAAAACTTCGGTTCACATTGAATTTCACGGTTGCACTAATAGCCATTTTTTATGGATTCACAGATGAGATTCATCAGTCCTTCGTGCCGTACCGGTCTTCCACGATGATTGATGCCGCCAAGGATCTGATCGGGGTCACGGTTCTGTTCTGGATCGTGAACCGGACGTATTTCCGGAATCCGGATCACAGGTTGACGAAGGCGATGAAGAGGTTTGAAGCTTATGTAAAAAAGGATTGA
- a CDS encoding peptidoglycan DD-metalloendopeptidase family protein has protein sequence MREEEKKQPSQNFLKRRWAYPAIYLASAAIIITGILWYQAGNDVNEKAKDYSYDGVPTDNEFNQPAEEVNRSLENFVMPVSSPEDTVIEKQFYDTEASAEEQEAALVVYGNMYYPNQGVDISKDGKEFDVLAAMSGTVTKVQEDSLLGNTIEIEHSKGIVTRYQSVKDFEVAVGDVVDQGQAIAKAGKSLFNEEAGVHVHFEIRKADVAVNPMEYFNKSLATLQEAQLEDKKVSGEQPDAAAAEENAVEDQASENKATEDKATEEKDAAEENKSTEENKSTEEKQNQAKPKQESKDNADVKDEE, from the coding sequence ATGAGAGAGGAAGAAAAGAAACAACCTTCTCAAAACTTTTTGAAAAGACGTTGGGCATACCCAGCAATCTATTTAGCAAGTGCAGCAATCATTATCACGGGGATTCTGTGGTACCAGGCAGGAAATGATGTAAACGAGAAAGCCAAGGATTACAGCTATGATGGAGTTCCTACTGACAATGAGTTCAACCAGCCTGCAGAAGAAGTCAATCGTTCATTGGAAAACTTTGTAATGCCTGTTTCAAGCCCTGAAGATACAGTGATCGAAAAACAATTCTACGACACTGAAGCTTCAGCTGAAGAACAGGAAGCTGCCCTAGTCGTGTATGGAAACATGTACTACCCGAACCAAGGAGTCGACATCTCCAAAGATGGAAAAGAATTCGATGTTCTGGCTGCCATGAGCGGTACAGTCACAAAGGTTCAGGAAGATTCCTTACTTGGTAACACGATTGAAATCGAGCACAGCAAAGGCATCGTGACTCGCTATCAATCAGTGAAAGATTTTGAAGTCGCGGTTGGAGATGTAGTCGATCAAGGACAAGCCATTGCGAAAGCAGGAAAGAGCTTATTCAATGAAGAAGCCGGTGTTCACGTACACTTTGAAATTCGTAAAGCGGATGTAGCCGTGAATCCAATGGAATACTTCAATAAGTCTCTTGCCACACTTCAAGAAGCACAGCTTGAAGACAAGAAAGTTTCAGGTGAACAGCCGGATGCAGCAGCTGCAGAAGAAAATGCCGTAGAAGACCAAGCTAGCGAAAACAAAGCTACTGAGGACAAAGCTACGGAAGAAAAAGACGCAGCTGAAGAAAACAAGTCCACTGAAGAAAACAAGTCAACTGAAGAAAAGCAGAACCAGGCCAAGCCGAAACAAGAAAGCAAAGACAACGCTGACGTAAAAGACGAAGAGTAA
- a CDS encoding DUF4212 domain-containing protein translates to MKKIDRAKADQYFKEKNRYMALYLVIWLLSSFGVVLFAESFSTFTINGFPFHYFMGAQGSIIIFIVLLYVNARVSDGIDKKYGLDESRNEQISYGKTLDH, encoded by the coding sequence ATGAAGAAGATTGATAGAGCGAAAGCCGATCAGTATTTTAAAGAAAAAAATCGATACATGGCACTGTACTTAGTCATCTGGCTCCTTTCCTCCTTTGGTGTCGTGCTGTTTGCCGAAAGCTTCTCCACCTTCACCATCAACGGATTTCCGTTCCATTATTTCATGGGCGCACAAGGATCGATCATCATTTTCATTGTGTTACTTTACGTGAATGCGAGGGTGAGTGACGGGATCGATAAGAAATATGGGCTGGATGAAAGCCGGAATGAGCAGATCAGCTACGGGAAAACACTGGATCATTAA
- a CDS encoding sodium:solute symporter family protein, with amino-acid sequence MDTQFIVSTSIILLTFALYIGIAVYNKAKATSDFYVAGRGVPPIFNGMAIGADWMSAASFIGLAGTVMILGYDGLAYIMGWTGGYLLLTFLLAPQLRKYGRYTVPEFIGDRYNSHTARVIAAICTIIISFTYSIGQLSGSGVVIGRLFEIDAKVGTMIGVVLIAFYAAFGGMKGITWTQVAQYIVLIVAYLIPVIFMSLQITGNPAPWISYGELVGKIGELDRELGVSEYFAPFTNGTKWQFMALMFTLMAGTAGLPHVIVRFYTVSTMKAARWSGAWALLFIGLLYLSAPAYAAFSRFILMTKVAGSKISDLPAWTASWVDTGKLQVADANGDGILQWKEIIISNDIVVMATPEIANLGVVVIGLVAAGAMAAALSTAGGLMIAISSSFAHDIYYRVFKPNATERNRLAVARWSIVVATVLAGVVALNPPGVITQIVAWAFALASGTFFPALLLGVWWKRSNAQGVIAGMLVGLAVTLTYIFLARSGVTLFGIIDTGAGVFGAASAAIANIVVSLMTKAPSQKIQEEVMDLRYPEQMTFKDGEVWVDDEVNFKG; translated from the coding sequence ATGGATACTCAGTTTATCGTATCGACGTCTATTATTCTGTTGACGTTTGCATTATATATCGGAATTGCGGTTTATAACAAAGCGAAGGCGACATCGGACTTTTATGTAGCCGGACGTGGGGTGCCGCCGATCTTCAACGGGATGGCGATCGGGGCAGACTGGATGAGTGCGGCATCATTCATCGGACTGGCCGGTACCGTCATGATTCTCGGTTACGACGGCCTTGCCTATATCATGGGGTGGACAGGGGGATATTTATTATTGACCTTCCTGCTTGCACCACAGCTCAGGAAGTATGGGCGGTATACGGTGCCGGAATTCATCGGGGACCGGTATAACAGTCATACGGCCCGGGTCATCGCCGCGATCTGTACGATTATCATCAGTTTCACGTACTCGATCGGTCAGCTATCGGGATCTGGCGTGGTCATCGGGCGTTTATTTGAAATCGATGCCAAGGTCGGTACGATGATCGGGGTCGTCCTCATTGCCTTTTACGCTGCGTTCGGCGGCATGAAGGGGATCACGTGGACCCAGGTGGCTCAGTATATCGTGTTGATCGTTGCGTACTTGATCCCGGTCATCTTCATGTCCCTGCAAATCACGGGGAACCCTGCCCCTTGGATATCGTACGGTGAGCTGGTCGGGAAGATCGGGGAACTCGACCGTGAGCTCGGTGTGTCGGAATACTTCGCTCCTTTTACAAACGGAACGAAGTGGCAGTTCATGGCCCTCATGTTCACACTGATGGCCGGTACCGCCGGGCTTCCCCATGTTATCGTCCGGTTCTATACGGTGTCCACGATGAAGGCGGCGCGCTGGTCAGGTGCCTGGGCACTTCTTTTCATTGGCCTTCTTTATCTATCAGCACCAGCTTATGCGGCATTCTCCCGTTTTATTTTGATGACAAAAGTAGCGGGAAGTAAAATCAGCGATCTCCCTGCCTGGACAGCCTCATGGGTCGATACGGGAAAACTGCAGGTGGCCGATGCGAATGGAGACGGAATTCTTCAATGGAAGGAAATCATCATTTCGAATGATATCGTGGTCATGGCGACACCGGAGATTGCGAACCTTGGCGTAGTCGTCATCGGGCTTGTGGCGGCAGGTGCCATGGCAGCGGCGTTATCGACGGCAGGCGGATTGATGATCGCCATTTCGTCTTCATTTGCCCATGATATTTACTACCGTGTTTTCAAACCGAATGCGACAGAGCGGAATCGTCTGGCGGTTGCACGCTGGTCGATCGTGGTGGCTACTGTCCTGGCAGGTGTGGTGGCGCTGAATCCTCCAGGAGTCATCACGCAAATCGTCGCCTGGGCCTTCGCCCTGGCGTCAGGGACGTTCTTCCCGGCCCTGTTACTAGGCGTCTGGTGGAAGCGCTCCAATGCCCAGGGAGTGATTGCAGGGATGCTTGTGGGGCTCGCCGTGACACTCACCTACATTTTCCTGGCACGATCAGGCGTGACCCTGTTCGGCATCATTGATACTGGAGCAGGTGTGTTCGGAGCAGCCTCAGCGGCCATTGCCAATATCGTCGTGTCCCTCATGACGAAAGCTCCTTCACAGAAGATCCAGGAAGAAGTAATGGACCTTCGTTATCCGGAGCAGATGACCTTTAAGGACGGGGAAGTCTGGGTGGATGATGAGGTGAATTTTAAAGGATGA
- the spoIIID gene encoding sporulation transcriptional regulator SpoIIID — translation MHDYIKERTIKIGKYIVETKKTVRVIAKEFGVSKSTVHKDLTERLPEINPDLANEVKTILDYHKSIRHLRGGEATKQKYKKEELHS, via the coding sequence GTGCACGATTACATCAAAGAGAGAACAATCAAGATTGGTAAGTATATCGTGGAGACGAAGAAAACTGTTCGTGTAATTGCGAAGGAGTTTGGCGTGTCCAAAAGTACTGTCCATAAAGATTTAACAGAACGACTGCCAGAAATCAATCCGGATCTCGCAAATGAAGTCAAAACCATACTTGATTACCATAAATCAATCCGGCATCTACGAGGTGGAGAGGCAACCAAGCAAAAGTACAAAAAAGAAGAGCTCCACAGCTAA
- a CDS encoding rod shape-determining protein — protein MFAKDIGIDLGTANVLIHVKGKGIVLNEPSVVALDKNTGKVLAVGEEARRMVGRTPGNIVATRPLKDGVIADFDVTEAMLKHFINKLNVKGFLSKPRILICCPTNITSVEQKAIREAAEKSGGKKIYLEEEPKVAAIGAGMDIFNPTGNMVVDIGGGTTDVAVLSMGDIVTSQSIKMAGDKFDHEILNYIKKEYKLLIGERTAEDIKVNIGTVFSETLDEDRREMSIRGRDMVSGLPRTITVTSKEIEGALRESVAVIVQAAKNVLEKTPPELSADIIDRGVILTGGGALLHGMDTLLAEELKVPVLIAENPMDCVAIGTGLMLENIDKISRRRIG, from the coding sequence ATGTTCGCGAAAGATATTGGGATTGACCTTGGTACGGCTAATGTATTGATTCATGTTAAAGGAAAAGGGATTGTCTTGAATGAGCCATCGGTCGTGGCACTGGATAAGAATACGGGTAAGGTGCTGGCTGTCGGTGAGGAAGCGCGCCGCATGGTCGGACGTACTCCTGGAAATATTGTGGCGACACGTCCGCTGAAAGACGGAGTCATCGCAGACTTTGATGTGACTGAAGCCATGCTGAAGCACTTCATTAACAAATTGAATGTAAAAGGATTCCTTTCGAAGCCGCGCATTTTGATCTGCTGCCCGACGAACATCACGAGCGTTGAGCAAAAGGCGATCAGGGAAGCGGCTGAAAAGAGCGGCGGAAAGAAGATTTATCTTGAGGAAGAGCCTAAAGTGGCGGCGATCGGTGCCGGTATGGACATCTTCAATCCGACTGGTAACATGGTCGTGGACATCGGTGGAGGAACGACGGACGTAGCGGTTCTTTCCATGGGTGACATCGTGACGAGTCAGTCCATCAAGATGGCCGGGGATAAATTTGATCATGAAATTCTGAATTATATTAAAAAAGAGTACAAGCTTCTGATCGGGGAGCGTACGGCTGAAGATATCAAGGTGAACATCGGGACGGTATTCTCTGAAACACTTGATGAAGATCGCAGGGAAATGAGCATCCGTGGACGCGATATGGTATCAGGACTTCCACGTACAATCACAGTGACGTCCAAAGAAATCGAAGGGGCGCTTCGTGAGTCAGTGGCGGTCATCGTACAGGCTGCGAAAAATGTCCTTGAGAAGACGCCGCCTGAATTGTCAGCGGATATCATTGACCGCGGAGTTATTTTAACTGGAGGGGGCGCCCTTCTTCACGGAATGGATACGCTTCTTGCAGAAGAATTGAAAGTTCCGGTATTGATCGCTGAGAACCCGATGGATTGCGTAGCTATCGGAACGGGATTGATGCTTGAGAATATCGATAAAATTTCGAGAAGAAGAATCGGCTAA